The proteins below are encoded in one region of Solenopsis invicta isolate M01_SB chromosome 8, UNIL_Sinv_3.0, whole genome shotgun sequence:
- the LOC105198466 gene encoding uncharacterized protein LOC105198466, which produces MNFRNKKLMYKAWVPFDYSSAILFYITYTHQMIGMIASYEMVEKIFEIKWMTLNENSKKSLMIIMKRALVPIQIKCAYTIPMNLNSFMNILKMSYSTYNLLQHMDK; this is translated from the exons ATGaacttcagaaataaaaaattaatgtataaagcTTGGGTGCCCTTTGATTATTCGTCGgcaatacttttttatataacgtaCACCCATCAAATGATAGGCATGATTGCC AGTTATGAAATGgttgaaaaaattttcgaaataaagtGGATGACATTAaacgaaaatagtaaaaaatctttaatgataataatgaaacGAGCCCTTGTGCCTATTCAAATAAAGTGTGCCTATACTATTCCTATGAATCTCAATTCCTTCATGAAT ataCTTAAGATGTCGTACTCTACTTACAACTTACTTCAACATATGGATAAATAA